A single region of the Pontibacter kalidii genome encodes:
- the porU2 gene encoding putative type IX secretion system sortase PorU2 — MYKTFSIKAFFTAVILVVAGFTASTAQAQEVYGNEWIDYSKTYHKLQVVETGLYKLGHAYLQQLGLQNVNPQHLQLFRRGKEVAIYVAGEADGRLDPQDYMEFYGERNDGVLDQELYKNPAHQVHQLHSMYTDSAAYFLTVNPAGGNKRMREVNPSPNGLTPEPYHWQKAMLLSTGTYSTGKYHREANNYMPWMDEGEGYFSIISKNSKQLSFEISGISNVAVTGPAPKLDLTTVGPTNDPHKFNVNILGSNARTLTTIEYGKFGMSKATYDLGFADINIQNRKFSFQLVPLAVNGTTGAVGIAYAQLVYPQKSTFTGNALQFYTDSLRTSSLFYEFSEASASAIAYDVTAADDAIRIPGHMRDGKKGFVIDGQRRSRKVLLVDTNAPLVPVKSKEVKFRKINPDEHNYIIITNKVLMKGAGGSSLPAPEEYAVYRSSAAGGGYDTLLVFIDDLVDQFHYGEFSSNSIRRFSSFLSISSREKQLLLLGKGVEPNTLKYRDPASRAFDLVPTFGYPASDMLFSADFRNNNYIPSIPTGRVFARTANDIINYLNKVKTYDATPDGLEWRKNVLHLGGGKNALEIRRYGNFIHNYTAIAKGPLLGANVIEKTRQNLSDVVESVDISKEVNEGLSLITFFGHSGPGVTDLDIGYPSVPTSNYKNAGKYPVILVNGCNIGNSYVVNDPYVSNFVPLGEDWVNVPNKGAIAFIAHTATGYDQLLDRYTSTMYSVGFNDEEFYGKTISQVQREVARRVLQAYKNNSNEVFAITQVLGMALQGDPAIHLYTPSKPDYTFRSNSFELKDKGGSLATALSDTLALHFDIKNLGKAITDSFFVSVKRTYPDNSSKVYDSIKVAPVFNKNSVALKLPNVEASTTIGINVFEVKLDSPEAVEELKEDNNTATFQKFISASGLTTVYPMKYSIVGNSNVSLAVQASSAQEGRGIYFEIDTTAAFSSPWLRSTTVDKTAFASWDVNLINGSNDSTVYFWRARFNSYSPGEDTIWADNSFRHIPEVTSGWSQSHKGQFTEAKAEGFKPLDQKTGKWELNTVRRFLSLRTAGGDERFAHPPQGFYIDGDQVLSWQCGNPNHNTYGQLFMVVYNDATLEAMTNLGGTVTCSATPYIFTTLNLSTVANRAKIKRFIDAVPEGYYVAVMSVNNVPFDSFPEEAKAAFRSIGSSLIDKLKTGDPFVIVGRKGATPGTAQEKTYSVEEAEREGGTPRTAQSIMLDITLESNRQAGTITSTTIGPALRWNSLHHSIKPYAGGDDKYKLSLIGIDAAGEETVLEKSINSKAFDISHIDANQYPSLKLSAFLSDSTARTSPQLKEWFVLYDPVPEGVIRPDLVKASSEDLTQLAGSGRLSIPMAFQNVTSTAFTDSLTVEVVLSGAGISATTSTFKIKPVGPNETVYFNHPVSTAELDGDYRISFYVNPRLLPEQEYANNIYEVDFGVKSKLHPIMDVAFDGIHILDGDIVSPSPLISVTVKDENRHVFLQDPSRMSMVLITPGEGEKEIELMNNPEVTYIPATEANDFKLEYRPTKLEDNKYTLQVRATDAAGKESGVSPYRIGFEVVSEASISNFYPFPNPFSTKTNFIFTVTGSTIPEHIKIQILTITGKVVKEIMKEELGPLRIGNNKTDYAWDGTDMYGDRLANGVYLYRVVMSKGEDEMKHRNTFGDGAFKNGYGKLYILR; from the coding sequence ATGTATAAGACTTTTAGCATAAAGGCATTTTTTACGGCGGTTATACTTGTAGTGGCGGGCTTTACAGCAAGCACAGCCCAGGCACAGGAGGTATACGGCAATGAATGGATAGACTACTCCAAAACCTACCACAAGCTACAGGTGGTGGAGACTGGCCTGTATAAGCTGGGTCACGCTTACCTGCAGCAGCTGGGCCTGCAGAACGTGAACCCGCAGCACCTGCAGCTCTTCCGCCGCGGCAAGGAGGTGGCGATTTATGTGGCCGGGGAGGCCGATGGCCGTTTGGACCCGCAGGATTACATGGAGTTCTACGGCGAGCGCAACGACGGGGTGCTGGACCAGGAACTCTACAAGAACCCGGCCCACCAGGTGCACCAGCTCCACAGCATGTACACCGACTCGGCCGCCTATTTTCTCACGGTGAACCCGGCCGGTGGCAACAAGCGCATGCGCGAGGTGAACCCTTCTCCTAATGGGCTGACGCCGGAGCCTTATCATTGGCAGAAGGCGATGTTGTTGAGTACTGGGACTTATAGCACAGGTAAGTATCACCGAGAGGCGAACAATTATATGCCGTGGATGGATGAAGGAGAGGGTTACTTTTCGATAATAAGCAAGAACTCAAAGCAGCTCTCCTTCGAGATTTCAGGAATCTCTAACGTAGCCGTGACGGGGCCTGCACCCAAGCTTGATCTAACTACGGTGGGACCTACGAATGATCCTCATAAATTCAACGTGAATATTCTGGGGTCCAATGCCCGTACCCTCACTACCATCGAATACGGGAAGTTTGGCATGTCTAAGGCCACGTATGATTTAGGCTTTGCTGATATAAACATACAAAACAGAAAATTCTCATTTCAATTAGTACCGCTCGCTGTAAATGGCACAACAGGTGCTGTAGGAATTGCCTATGCGCAATTAGTTTACCCTCAGAAGAGTACTTTTACGGGAAATGCGTTGCAATTCTATACCGATTCGCTGAGAACATCCTCCCTTTTCTACGAATTCTCGGAAGCTTCCGCATCTGCCATAGCCTACGATGTTACCGCTGCTGACGATGCCATACGAATTCCCGGCCACATGAGAGATGGGAAGAAGGGTTTTGTGATTGATGGCCAGCGCAGGAGCCGTAAAGTTTTACTGGTAGATACAAATGCCCCGCTTGTACCAGTTAAAAGTAAGGAAGTTAAATTCAGGAAAATAAACCCAGACGAGCATAATTACATCATTATTACAAATAAGGTGCTGATGAAGGGGGCTGGTGGTAGCAGCTTGCCGGCCCCTGAGGAATATGCAGTTTATCGTAGCTCCGCTGCAGGCGGTGGGTATGATACACTGCTAGTTTTTATTGATGACCTGGTAGATCAGTTCCATTATGGTGAGTTCTCTTCTAATAGCATCAGAAGATTTAGTTCTTTCTTGAGCATCTCTAGTAGAGAAAAGCAATTGCTGCTTCTGGGGAAAGGGGTTGAGCCTAACACACTGAAGTATAGGGACCCGGCGTCAAGAGCTTTTGACCTTGTACCAACCTTCGGATATCCAGCCTCAGACATGTTATTCTCTGCGGACTTTAGAAACAACAATTACATACCTTCGATACCGACCGGACGGGTTTTTGCCAGAACAGCCAACGACATTATAAACTACCTGAACAAAGTTAAAACATATGATGCGACACCCGACGGCCTAGAGTGGCGGAAGAATGTGTTGCATCTTGGTGGAGGAAAAAATGCTTTAGAGATAAGAAGGTATGGTAATTTCATACATAATTATACTGCGATAGCTAAAGGCCCTTTACTAGGGGCAAATGTAATAGAGAAAACAAGGCAGAACCTAAGCGATGTAGTAGAAAGTGTAGATATCTCGAAGGAAGTAAATGAAGGCCTGTCTCTTATCACCTTCTTTGGACATAGCGGACCTGGAGTTACAGATTTAGATATAGGTTATCCATCAGTACCAACAAGTAACTATAAAAATGCTGGTAAATACCCTGTTATTTTGGTGAACGGGTGTAATATTGGTAATTCTTATGTTGTAAATGATCCTTATGTAAGCAACTTTGTACCATTGGGAGAGGATTGGGTTAATGTTCCTAACAAAGGAGCAATCGCTTTTATTGCACACACAGCTACAGGTTATGATCAATTATTGGACAGGTATACGTCAACGATGTATTCAGTTGGGTTCAATGATGAGGAGTTCTATGGAAAAACTATAAGCCAGGTTCAGAGGGAGGTAGCACGGAGGGTTTTGCAAGCATACAAAAACAACTCTAATGAGGTATTTGCTATTACGCAGGTACTCGGAATGGCCTTACAGGGAGATCCTGCCATTCATCTGTATACTCCAAGCAAACCAGACTATACCTTCAGGAGCAACAGCTTTGAGCTAAAAGATAAAGGAGGAAGCCTCGCAACTGCATTATCAGACACGTTAGCTCTACATTTTGATATCAAAAACCTAGGTAAGGCGATAACAGATTCTTTTTTCGTTTCTGTTAAGCGTACCTACCCTGATAATTCTTCGAAGGTCTACGACTCGATTAAAGTAGCTCCTGTTTTTAATAAGAATTCTGTGGCATTAAAACTGCCGAATGTTGAAGCCTCAACTACTATAGGTATAAATGTTTTTGAGGTTAAGCTGGACAGTCCTGAAGCAGTAGAGGAGTTAAAGGAGGATAACAATACCGCCACTTTTCAGAAGTTTATTTCTGCCAGTGGGCTGACAACCGTTTACCCGATGAAGTATAGCATAGTCGGGAACTCGAATGTTTCTTTAGCAGTTCAGGCTAGTTCGGCCCAGGAAGGACGGGGCATTTATTTTGAAATTGATACCACAGCTGCTTTCTCGAGCCCATGGCTTCGATCTACCACAGTAGATAAAACTGCTTTTGCCTCCTGGGATGTAAACCTGATAAACGGAAGCAATGATAGCACTGTTTATTTTTGGCGTGCGCGTTTTAACTCTTACAGCCCTGGTGAGGATACTATCTGGGCTGATAACTCTTTCAGACATATTCCTGAAGTGACATCCGGTTGGTCTCAGAGCCACAAAGGACAGTTTACGGAAGCAAAGGCGGAAGGCTTTAAACCACTAGACCAGAAAACAGGTAAATGGGAGCTTAATACAGTTCGTAGATTCCTTAGTTTAAGGACAGCAGGTGGAGACGAAAGGTTTGCACACCCTCCACAAGGCTTTTATATTGACGGCGACCAAGTTCTTAGCTGGCAGTGTGGGAACCCTAACCATAACACTTATGGGCAGCTGTTTATGGTCGTCTATAATGATGCTACCTTAGAAGCTATGACCAATTTGGGGGGCACCGTTACCTGCTCTGCCACTCCTTATATATTCACTACACTTAACCTCTCTACCGTAGCAAACAGGGCCAAAATCAAACGATTTATTGATGCCGTGCCAGAGGGTTACTATGTTGCTGTTATGTCAGTGAACAATGTGCCTTTTGATAGCTTCCCAGAGGAGGCTAAAGCAGCCTTCAGAAGCATTGGCTCATCCTTGATCGACAAGTTAAAAACAGGTGACCCTTTTGTGATTGTTGGCAGAAAGGGCGCCACTCCAGGCACGGCACAGGAAAAGACCTACTCCGTGGAGGAGGCTGAGCGTGAAGGTGGTACACCGCGAACTGCTCAGAGTATAATGTTGGATATTACTTTAGAATCCAACCGCCAAGCAGGCACCATCACCTCCACCACGATAGGCCCGGCTCTGCGGTGGAACTCGTTGCACCATAGCATTAAACCGTATGCAGGTGGCGATGATAAGTATAAGCTAAGCTTGATCGGTATCGACGCAGCAGGTGAGGAGACGGTGCTGGAGAAAAGTATAAACTCCAAGGCTTTCGACATCTCGCACATTGACGCAAACCAGTATCCGAGCCTGAAGCTGTCGGCTTTTCTGTCGGATTCCACGGCGCGTACATCGCCGCAACTGAAGGAGTGGTTTGTGCTGTATGATCCAGTACCGGAAGGCGTAATTCGCCCAGATCTGGTGAAGGCGAGCAGCGAGGATCTGACACAACTGGCGGGTAGCGGAAGGTTATCCATCCCTATGGCCTTCCAGAACGTGACCTCTACAGCGTTTACGGATTCACTGACGGTGGAGGTGGTGTTGAGCGGGGCAGGCATTTCTGCCACTACCTCTACCTTTAAGATTAAGCCGGTGGGACCAAACGAGACGGTATACTTTAACCATCCTGTTTCCACGGCTGAGCTGGATGGCGATTACAGGATAAGTTTTTATGTGAACCCGCGCCTGCTGCCGGAGCAGGAGTATGCCAACAATATCTATGAAGTTGACTTCGGCGTGAAATCAAAGCTGCACCCGATCATGGACGTGGCTTTTGATGGCATCCATATCCTGGACGGTGACATTGTTTCCCCGAGCCCGCTGATAAGTGTAACGGTAAAGGATGAGAACAGGCACGTGTTTCTGCAGGACCCTTCCAGGATGTCGATGGTGCTGATCACGCCTGGGGAAGGGGAGAAGGAAATTGAACTGATGAATAACCCTGAGGTAACCTACATACCCGCCACCGAGGCCAATGACTTTAAACTGGAGTATAGACCGACTAAACTGGAGGACAATAAGTATACCCTGCAGGTTCGGGCAACAGACGCTGCGGGCAAAGAGTCTGGCGTATCGCCGTACAGGATCGGCTTTGAGGTAGTGAGTGAGGCGAGCATTTCGAACTTCTACCCGTTCCCAAACCCATTCTCTACCAAGACCAACTTTATCTTCACCGTTACGGGCAGCACGATTCCGGAGCATATCAAGATTCAGATCCTGACCATTACAGGCAAGGTAGTGAAGGAGATCATGAAGGAGGAACTCGGGCCGCTGCGCATTGGCAACAACAAGACGGATTATGCCTGGGACGGCACCGACATGTATGGTGACAGACTGGCGAACGGTGTATACCTGTACCGCGTGGTGATGAGCAAAGGGGAGGATGAAATGAAGCACCGTAATACCTTTGGGGACGGCGCCTTCAAGAACGGCTACGGCAAGCTCTACATCCTGCGCTAA
- a CDS encoding putative type IX sorting system protein PorV2 — translation MNNFLLRCLLAAWVLLTWSAAEAQVNTPKYSNEFLNLGVGARALGMGNVQSALATDATAGYWNPAGLLRLPHKYNVSLMHSELFAGIAKNDYASFAMPLDSSSALGISLIRVGVDDIADTRRLQNEYGYIQYDSIRFFSVADYAMLLSYARKSNLIEGLQLGANAKIIYRNVGDFADAYGFGIDAGAQLQRGTWQFGVMAKDITTTFTAWTHNVEELEEAYLQTGNELPENTAELTLPRLILGVGKSFRFTDNFTAALATDIDFTFDGKRNVLFKSDVMSVDPHVGLELAYANSVFVRGGLNNYQETQNFDGGTTKRIQPNFGVGIKTGGLNLDLALSRINNSESNSVGSRNTSSVIVSLGYAFD, via the coding sequence ATGAATAATTTTCTGCTTCGCTGCCTGCTCGCGGCGTGGGTCCTGCTTACCTGGTCGGCGGCTGAGGCCCAGGTAAACACACCGAAGTATAGCAACGAGTTCCTGAACCTGGGGGTGGGCGCCCGGGCGCTGGGCATGGGCAACGTGCAGTCGGCCCTGGCTACCGATGCCACAGCCGGCTACTGGAACCCTGCCGGCCTGCTGCGCCTGCCGCACAAGTATAACGTGAGCCTGATGCACTCGGAGCTTTTTGCCGGTATCGCCAAAAACGACTATGCCAGCTTTGCCATGCCCCTGGACTCGAGCAGCGCCTTGGGCATTTCCCTGATCCGGGTGGGGGTGGATGATATTGCCGATACCCGTCGCCTGCAGAACGAGTATGGCTACATCCAGTACGATAGTATCCGTTTCTTCTCCGTAGCCGATTACGCCATGCTGCTTTCCTATGCCCGCAAAAGCAACCTGATAGAGGGCCTGCAACTCGGGGCCAACGCCAAGATCATCTACCGCAACGTGGGCGACTTTGCCGATGCCTACGGTTTTGGCATTGACGCTGGCGCGCAGCTGCAGCGCGGCACCTGGCAGTTCGGCGTCATGGCCAAGGACATCACCACCACCTTTACCGCCTGGACCCATAACGTGGAGGAGCTGGAGGAGGCCTACCTGCAAACCGGCAACGAGCTGCCCGAGAATACCGCAGAGCTTACCCTGCCCCGCCTGATACTTGGGGTGGGAAAATCTTTCCGTTTTACCGATAACTTCACGGCCGCCCTGGCCACGGATATAGACTTTACTTTTGACGGCAAGCGCAATGTGCTCTTCAAATCCGATGTGATGTCGGTGGACCCGCATGTGGGGCTGGAGCTGGCTTACGCCAATTCCGTTTTTGTGCGCGGGGGCCTCAACAACTACCAGGAAACACAGAATTTTGACGGCGGTACTACCAAGCGCATACAGCCCAATTTTGGGGTAGGGATAAAAACCGGCGGCCTCAACCTGGACCTTGCTCTTTCCCGCATCAACAACAGCGAGAGCAACTCGGTTGGCAGCCGCAACACCTCATCGGTTATCGTTTCATTAGGATACGCATTCGACTAA
- a CDS encoding PadR family transcriptional regulator: MKVENTQVQMRKGILEFCILEIISRGEVYASDMLEELTAAKMIVVEGTLYPLLTRLKNAQLLEYNWVESTSGPPRKYYRLTDTGKEFLEQLRNTWSELVDSTEYIIRNKKAQ, translated from the coding sequence ATGAAAGTAGAAAACACACAAGTGCAGATGCGGAAGGGAATTCTGGAGTTCTGCATACTGGAGATTATCTCTCGTGGTGAAGTTTATGCGTCCGATATGCTGGAAGAGCTCACAGCGGCCAAGATGATCGTTGTGGAGGGCACCCTTTATCCCCTGCTCACCCGCCTCAAGAACGCGCAGCTTCTCGAATACAACTGGGTCGAGTCCACCTCCGGCCCGCCACGCAAGTATTATCGCCTCACCGACACCGGCAAAGAGTTTCTGGAGCAGCTCCGGAACACCTGGTCCGAGCTAGTTGACTCCACAGAATACATTATCCGAAACAAGAAAGCCCAGTAA
- a CDS encoding PspC domain-containing protein — MKKNISINLQGIIFQIEEDGYEQLSRYLASIRTYFSNYEGHEEIVADIEARVAEIFSARVSPAKQVITQEDVQYLIMRMGNVTDFEVEEPMEEEAYKHTAAGAGTGAEAGAGGAQAHAAAGPKKLYRDMNNKVIAGVSSGIANYLKIDPLWLRLFFVLLVLLGIVSAGVSAATGIIIYIILWIAMPESNLLPETKVRKLFRDPDDKKLAGVSSGIAKYFGVDVAVIRLLFLVSIFLGGFGLFAYIVLWIAMPEAVTLTERMQMQGDPVTLAGIERTLKDNLNMRDSNGEESTLAKIILLPVRLVAQVFNWIGRALGPILAFLITLIRVAAGVILLVISIGLTVALFSTLFVSLGMIDETQFANFGDFPASVFLGGFPRLGLVAGFFVGLIPLLMLMVLGVSLLIKRTFMKPIVGWSLFGVWLVALFTMIATIAMFSGNFRRSGEVITSRTIPVENISTLTLDTYDTGLDYDNIYMEVQEANGPDVEIVQRVEAKGRTEEEAKENARMITYRAVLNDSTLRLDDSYEFKQGAVFRDQELSLVLKLPKDKPLRLTRSFYYMLPSAALEGNYDLDKVIRNTWQASGDRLVCLTCATDTLSTESGNGFNLDDTGTAEMSGSVLLNDSEYSSNSRSYNFRDFNRVTISGPYHVQLRQGDTYSVSVRAGEAELKRIELDQSGNELDISTDEKFFRMFKDRDPVLIQITAPDINTIELNGAIKADIGSLKAESLRMNLTGAIQTMANLNVRNLRVDASGATASTFVGKADRFELDATGACVVQADRLEARYVDADVTGAGMAEVYATNTLRADASGSSHIVYRGNPSDTIIDSSGPSTVKRR, encoded by the coding sequence ATGAAAAAGAATATAAGTATAAACTTGCAAGGCATCATCTTCCAGATCGAGGAGGATGGGTATGAGCAGCTTAGCCGCTACCTTGCCTCCATCAGAACATACTTTTCTAACTATGAGGGCCACGAGGAGATTGTAGCCGACATTGAGGCCCGCGTTGCCGAAATCTTCTCCGCCCGCGTATCGCCGGCCAAGCAGGTGATCACCCAGGAGGATGTGCAATACCTGATCATGCGCATGGGTAACGTGACTGACTTTGAGGTGGAGGAGCCGATGGAGGAGGAAGCCTACAAGCATACAGCTGCTGGCGCTGGCACCGGCGCAGAAGCCGGTGCGGGCGGAGCACAGGCACATGCAGCCGCCGGACCTAAAAAGCTGTACCGCGACATGAACAACAAGGTGATCGCCGGTGTCTCCAGCGGCATCGCCAACTACCTTAAGATTGACCCGCTCTGGCTGCGGCTGTTCTTCGTGCTGCTGGTGCTGCTGGGCATCGTTTCAGCGGGCGTATCGGCTGCCACAGGCATCATCATCTATATTATACTTTGGATTGCCATGCCGGAGAGCAACCTGCTGCCCGAGACCAAGGTACGCAAGCTGTTCCGAGACCCGGATGATAAAAAACTGGCCGGTGTGTCGAGCGGCATCGCCAAATACTTCGGGGTGGATGTGGCCGTTATCCGACTGCTCTTCCTGGTCTCCATCTTCCTGGGCGGCTTCGGTCTATTTGCCTACATCGTGCTTTGGATCGCCATGCCTGAGGCCGTCACACTTACCGAGCGCATGCAGATGCAGGGCGACCCCGTAACGCTGGCCGGCATTGAGCGCACCTTGAAGGACAACCTGAACATGCGCGACAGCAACGGCGAGGAGAGCACGCTGGCCAAGATCATCCTGCTCCCTGTCCGCCTGGTGGCGCAGGTTTTTAACTGGATTGGCCGTGCACTGGGCCCCATCCTTGCCTTCCTTATCACCCTGATCCGTGTGGCGGCCGGCGTAATACTGCTGGTCATTTCCATCGGACTGACCGTCGCCCTCTTCTCCACGCTTTTCGTGTCACTTGGTATGATTGATGAGACGCAGTTCGCAAACTTTGGTGATTTTCCGGCCTCCGTGTTTCTCGGGGGCTTTCCCAGGCTCGGCCTGGTGGCAGGCTTCTTTGTAGGTTTGATTCCGCTCCTGATGCTGATGGTGCTGGGCGTGAGCCTGCTGATCAAGCGCACCTTCATGAAGCCAATCGTAGGCTGGTCGCTGTTTGGGGTGTGGCTGGTGGCGCTGTTCACCATGATTGCTACCATTGCCATGTTCAGCGGCAACTTCCGCCGCAGCGGTGAGGTGATCACTAGCAGGACCATACCTGTAGAGAATATCAGTACGCTTACCCTGGATACCTATGATACCGGCCTGGATTACGACAACATCTACATGGAAGTGCAGGAGGCCAACGGCCCGGATGTGGAGATAGTGCAGCGCGTGGAGGCCAAGGGCAGAACCGAGGAAGAGGCCAAGGAGAATGCTCGCATGATCACCTACCGCGCTGTGCTCAACGACTCTACCCTGCGTCTCGACGACAGCTATGAGTTCAAACAGGGAGCCGTGTTCCGTGATCAGGAGTTGAGCCTGGTGCTTAAACTGCCGAAAGACAAGCCATTGCGCCTGACACGCAGCTTCTACTACATGTTGCCAAGCGCTGCCTTAGAGGGCAATTACGACCTCGACAAAGTAATTCGCAATACCTGGCAAGCCAGCGGCGACCGGTTAGTTTGCCTCACTTGCGCCACAGATACGCTGAGCACGGAAAGCGGCAATGGGTTTAACCTCGATGATACCGGCACAGCCGAAATGAGCGGCAGCGTGCTGCTGAACGACAGCGAGTATAGTAGCAACTCCCGCAGCTACAACTTCCGCGACTTCAATCGTGTCACCATCAGTGGGCCGTACCATGTGCAGCTGCGCCAGGGCGATACCTACAGCGTCAGCGTGCGTGCAGGCGAAGCAGAGTTAAAGCGTATTGAGCTGGACCAGAGCGGAAACGAGTTGGATATCAGCACAGATGAGAAGTTCTTCCGCATGTTCAAAGACCGCGACCCGGTGCTGATCCAGATCACAGCCCCGGACATCAACACCATTGAGCTGAACGGTGCCATCAAGGCCGACATCGGAAGTTTAAAAGCAGAGAGCCTGCGCATGAACCTCACCGGAGCCATTCAAACCATGGCAAACCTGAACGTACGTAACCTGCGCGTTGATGCCTCGGGTGCCACAGCCAGTACGTTTGTCGGAAAGGCGGATCGGTTTGAGCTGGACGCCACCGGTGCCTGCGTCGTACAAGCCGACAGATTGGAAGCCCGCTATGTGGATGCCGACGTAACCGGTGCCGGCATGGCAGAAGTATACGCCACCAACACCCTGCGCGCCGACGCCTCCGGGTCCAGCCACATCGTCTACCGCGGCAACCCTTCCGACACCATCATCGACAGCTCCGGCCCCAGCACTGTGAAGCGTCGCTAA
- a CDS encoding CCA tRNA nucleotidyltransferase, which translates to MEKVQLPEHPIFNVVAEAADELGVDAYVIGGFVRDLVLKRPSKDIDVVCVGDGIVLATQVAQRLPHKPKVSIFKNFGTAMLRSGEWEVEFVGARRESYREHSRKPEVEQGTLDDDLKRRDFTINALGISLNKADYGELIDAFDGVKDMRRKVIRTPLEPGITFSDDPLRMMRAIRFASQLTFDIDPDTFDAIVDNKERIKIVSQERVTDELNKIILSPVPSYGFKLLFTSGLLHLIFPKMVELQGVETINGNSHKDNFYHTLQVLDNVAQVSDDLWLRWSAILHDIAKPDTKRYHPKAGWTFHGHEDRGARMVPRLFRDLKLPLNEHMKFVEKLVRLHLRPIALVKETVTDSAIRRLLFEAGDDIDALMKLCRADITSKNDNKVKRYLQNFDKVEKRLVEVEESDKLRNFQPVITGEIIMETFGLKPSKMVGELKEALTEAILEGKVKNEFDEAYAFLMERGKEMGLRQIHSSNTNN; encoded by the coding sequence ATGGAGAAAGTACAGTTACCTGAGCACCCGATCTTTAATGTAGTAGCCGAGGCCGCTGACGAACTGGGCGTAGATGCCTACGTAATTGGCGGTTTTGTTAGGGACCTGGTGCTGAAACGGCCATCTAAGGATATAGACGTGGTATGCGTGGGCGACGGCATCGTGTTGGCAACGCAGGTGGCCCAGCGACTGCCGCACAAACCCAAGGTATCTATCTTCAAAAACTTTGGCACAGCCATGCTGCGCTCCGGGGAGTGGGAAGTGGAGTTTGTGGGGGCCCGTAGAGAGTCGTACCGCGAGCACTCACGCAAGCCGGAAGTGGAGCAGGGAACACTGGACGATGACCTCAAGCGGCGCGATTTTACCATCAACGCCCTGGGCATCAGTCTGAACAAGGCAGACTATGGTGAGTTGATCGATGCGTTTGACGGTGTGAAGGACATGCGCCGTAAGGTTATCCGGACTCCGCTGGAACCGGGCATCACCTTCTCCGACGATCCGCTGCGCATGATGCGCGCTATCCGTTTTGCCTCCCAGCTTACCTTCGATATTGACCCGGATACCTTCGACGCGATCGTAGACAATAAAGAACGCATTAAAATTGTGTCGCAGGAGCGGGTTACGGACGAACTGAACAAGATCATCCTCTCGCCGGTGCCGAGCTACGGCTTTAAGCTGCTGTTTACCTCTGGACTGCTGCACCTGATCTTCCCCAAAATGGTGGAGCTGCAGGGCGTAGAGACCATCAATGGAAACTCGCATAAGGATAACTTCTATCATACGTTGCAGGTGCTCGATAACGTGGCGCAGGTGTCGGACGACCTGTGGCTGCGCTGGTCGGCTATCCTGCACGATATTGCCAAGCCGGACACGAAGCGTTACCATCCCAAGGCCGGCTGGACCTTTCATGGCCACGAAGACCGTGGCGCCCGCATGGTGCCCCGCCTGTTCCGCGACCTGAAACTGCCCCTGAACGAGCACATGAAATTTGTGGAGAAACTGGTGCGCCTGCACCTGCGCCCCATTGCGCTGGTAAAGGAAACCGTCACCGACTCAGCGATCCGCAGGCTACTGTTTGAGGCCGGGGATGATATAGATGCGCTGATGAAGCTCTGCCGCGCCGACATCACCTCCAAAAACGACAACAAGGTAAAACGCTACCTGCAGAATTTTGACAAGGTAGAGAAGCGCCTGGTAGAGGTGGAGGAGAGCGATAAGCTACGCAACTTCCAGCCCGTAATTACGGGCGAGATCATCATGGAAACCTTCGGGCTGAAGCCGTCGAAAATGGTGGGTGAGTTGAAGGAGGCCCTGACGGAGGCGATCTTGGAAGGAAAGGTTAAAAATGAATTTGACGAAGCCTACGCCTTCCTTATGGAAAGAGGGAAGGAGATGGGACTTCGCCAAATACACTCATCAAACACAAACAACTAA
- a CDS encoding L-threonylcarbamoyladenylate synthase: MSQLVKEIQAAEEEVLLGNVILYPTDTVWGIGCDAENAEAVRKIFKIKEREESKALILLVADQEMLQRYVKNLPEDFEELVRRQERPTTYVFPEPQNLPEEVLAEDGTVAIRVVQGDEFCHRLIRQVARPIVSTSANISGAPSPKTFADVSEEIKERVDFVVNWRRDDDMASRPSRIVKIEAGGRQRVIRE, from the coding sequence ATGAGCCAGTTAGTAAAGGAAATACAGGCGGCGGAGGAAGAGGTGCTGCTGGGCAACGTGATCCTGTACCCAACCGATACGGTGTGGGGCATCGGCTGCGATGCCGAGAACGCCGAGGCCGTGCGCAAGATATTTAAGATAAAGGAACGCGAGGAGTCGAAGGCGCTGATCCTGCTGGTAGCCGACCAGGAGATGCTGCAGCGGTATGTAAAAAACCTGCCGGAAGACTTTGAGGAGCTGGTGAGGCGGCAGGAGCGGCCTACTACTTATGTGTTCCCGGAGCCGCAGAACCTGCCCGAGGAGGTGCTGGCCGAAGACGGCACGGTGGCCATACGCGTGGTGCAAGGCGACGAGTTCTGCCACCGCCTTATCCGGCAGGTGGCGCGGCCTATCGTGTCTACCTCGGCCAACATCAGCGGAGCGCCGTCGCCCAAGACCTTTGCCGATGTGAGCGAAGAGATAAAGGAGCGGGTTGACTTTGTGGTGAACTGGCGGCGTGACGATGACATGGCCTCCAGGCCGTCGCGCATTGTGAAGATAGAGGCTGGCGGCAGGCAGCGCGTCATCCGGGAGTAG